In one window of Ovis aries strain OAR_USU_Benz2616 breed Rambouillet chromosome 5, ARS-UI_Ramb_v3.0, whole genome shotgun sequence DNA:
- the ZBTB7A gene encoding zinc finger and BTB domain-containing protein 7A isoform X1: protein MEVSARKMAGGVDGPIGIPFPDHSSDILSGLNEQRTQGLLCDVVILVEGREFPTHRSVLAACSQYFKKLFTSGAVVDQQNVYEIDFVSAEALTALMDFAYTATLTVSTANVGDILSAARLLEIPAVSHVCADLLDRQILAADAGADAGQLDLVDQIDQRNLLRAKEYLEFFQTNPMNSLPATAAASFPWSAFGASDDDLDATKEAVAAAVAAVAAGDCNGLDFYGPGPPAERPSAGDGDEGDSNPGLWPERDEDAPAGGLFPTPVVPPSTATQNGHYGRGGEEEAASLSEAAPEPGDSPGFLSGAAEGEDADGADADGLAASTLLQQMMSSVGRAGATTAGDSDEESRADDKGVVDYYLKYFSGAHDGDVYPAWSQKVEKKIRAKAFQKCPICEKVIQGAGKLPRHIRTHTGEKPYECNICKVRFTRQDKLKVHMRKHTGEKPYLCQQCGAAFAHNYDLKNHMRVHTGLRPYQCDSCCKTFVRSDHLHRHLKKDGCNGVPSRRGRKPRVRGGALGGPDPAPASGAPAPPPPGAPAPPGSPEDDTAAAARRNGQEKHFKDEDEEEDEASPDGLGRLNVASAAGGGDGGSRATTADGSFAAGLA, encoded by the exons atggag GTCTCGGCGCGGAAGATGGCCGGCGGCGTGGACGGCCCCATCGGGATCCCGTTCCCCGACCACAGCAGTGACATCCTGAGCGGACTCAACGAGCAGCGGACGCAGGGCCTGCTGTGTGACGTGGTGATCCTGGTAGAGGGCCGCGAGTTCCCCACGCACCGCTCGGTGCTAGCCGCCTGCAGCCAGTACTTCAAGAAGTTGTTCACATCAGGCGCCGTGGTGGACCAGCAGAACGTGTACGAGATCGACTTCGTCAGCGCCGAGGCGCTCACGGCCCTCATGGACTTCGCCTACACGGCCACACTCACTGTCAGCACGGCCAACGTGGGCGACATCCTCAGTGCTGCCCGCCTGCTCGAGATCCCCGCTGTGAGCCACGTGTGCGCTGACCTCCTCGACCGGCAGATCCTGGCAGCCGACGCAGGCGCCGATGCCGGGCAGCTGGACCTCGTAGATCAAATTGATCAGCGAAACCTCCTTCGCGCCAAGGAGTACCTCGAGTTCTTCCAGACCAATCCCATGAACAGCCTGCCCGCCACCGCGGCTGCCTCCTTCCCATGGTCTGCCTTTGGCGCATCCGACGATGACCTGGATGCCACCAAGGAGGCTGTGGCGGCCGCTGTGGCTGCCGTGGCTGCTGGCGACTGCAATGGCTTGGATTTCTACGGGCCCGGCCCCCCGGCTGAGCGGCCCTCGGCCGGGGATGGGGATGAGGGCGACAGCAACCCAGGTCTGTGGCCAGAGCGGGATGAGGACGCCCCGGCAGGGGGCCTCTTCCCAACCCCTGTGGTCCCGCCATCCACCGCCACGCAGAACGGCCACTACGGccggggcggggaggaggaggcagcctcACTGTCGGAGGCAGCCCCGGAGCCAGGCGACTCTCCGGGTTTCCTGTCGGGCGCGGCTGAGGGCGAGGATGCGGACGGGGCTGATGCGGACGGGCTGGCGGCCAGCACGCTGCTGCAGCAGATGATGTCGTCGGTGGGCCGGGCGGGGGCAACCACAGCAGGGGACAGCGACGAGGAGTCACGGGCGGACGACAAAGGTGTTGTGGACTACTACCTGAAGTACTTCAGCGGCGCCCATGACGGGGACGTCTACCCGGCCTGGTCACAGAAGGTGGAGAAGAAGATCCGGGCCAAGGCCTTCCAGAAGTGCCCCATCTGCGAGAAGGTCATCCAGGGTGCCGGCAAGCTGCCGCGCCACATCCGGACccacacgggcgagaagccctACGAGTGTAACATCTGCAAGGTCCGATTCACCAG GCAGGACAAGCTCAAGGTGCACATGAGGAAGCACACGGGCGAGAAGCCGTACCTGTGCCAGCAGTGCGGGGCGGCCTTTGCGCACAACTACGACCTGAAGAACCACATGCGCGTGCACACCGGCCTGCGGCCTTACCAGTGTGACAGCTGCTGCAAGACGTTCGTGCGCTCCGACCATCTGCACAGACACCTCAAGAAGGACGGCTGCAATGGCGTGCCCTCCCGCCGTGGCCGCAAGCCCCGCGTGCGGGGCGGGGCGCTCGGGGGGCCCGACCCCGCTCCAGCCTCGGGGGCCCCCGCGCCCCCACCGCCtggcgcccccgccccgcccggctcGCCGGAAGATGacaccgccgccgccgcgcggCGCAATGGCCAGGAGAAGCACTTTAAGgacgaggacgaggaggaggacgAGGCCAGCCCCGATGGCCTGGGCAGGTTGAATGTAGCGAGCGCCGCAGGGGGAGGCGACGGGGGCTCCAGGGCCACCACCGCCGACGGCAGCTTCGCGGCCGGACTCGcttga
- the ZBTB7A gene encoding zinc finger and BTB domain-containing protein 7A isoform X2, whose product MAGGVDGPIGIPFPDHSSDILSGLNEQRTQGLLCDVVILVEGREFPTHRSVLAACSQYFKKLFTSGAVVDQQNVYEIDFVSAEALTALMDFAYTATLTVSTANVGDILSAARLLEIPAVSHVCADLLDRQILAADAGADAGQLDLVDQIDQRNLLRAKEYLEFFQTNPMNSLPATAAASFPWSAFGASDDDLDATKEAVAAAVAAVAAGDCNGLDFYGPGPPAERPSAGDGDEGDSNPGLWPERDEDAPAGGLFPTPVVPPSTATQNGHYGRGGEEEAASLSEAAPEPGDSPGFLSGAAEGEDADGADADGLAASTLLQQMMSSVGRAGATTAGDSDEESRADDKGVVDYYLKYFSGAHDGDVYPAWSQKVEKKIRAKAFQKCPICEKVIQGAGKLPRHIRTHTGEKPYECNICKVRFTRQDKLKVHMRKHTGEKPYLCQQCGAAFAHNYDLKNHMRVHTGLRPYQCDSCCKTFVRSDHLHRHLKKDGCNGVPSRRGRKPRVRGGALGGPDPAPASGAPAPPPPGAPAPPGSPEDDTAAAARRNGQEKHFKDEDEEEDEASPDGLGRLNVASAAGGGDGGSRATTADGSFAAGLA is encoded by the exons ATGGCCGGCGGCGTGGACGGCCCCATCGGGATCCCGTTCCCCGACCACAGCAGTGACATCCTGAGCGGACTCAACGAGCAGCGGACGCAGGGCCTGCTGTGTGACGTGGTGATCCTGGTAGAGGGCCGCGAGTTCCCCACGCACCGCTCGGTGCTAGCCGCCTGCAGCCAGTACTTCAAGAAGTTGTTCACATCAGGCGCCGTGGTGGACCAGCAGAACGTGTACGAGATCGACTTCGTCAGCGCCGAGGCGCTCACGGCCCTCATGGACTTCGCCTACACGGCCACACTCACTGTCAGCACGGCCAACGTGGGCGACATCCTCAGTGCTGCCCGCCTGCTCGAGATCCCCGCTGTGAGCCACGTGTGCGCTGACCTCCTCGACCGGCAGATCCTGGCAGCCGACGCAGGCGCCGATGCCGGGCAGCTGGACCTCGTAGATCAAATTGATCAGCGAAACCTCCTTCGCGCCAAGGAGTACCTCGAGTTCTTCCAGACCAATCCCATGAACAGCCTGCCCGCCACCGCGGCTGCCTCCTTCCCATGGTCTGCCTTTGGCGCATCCGACGATGACCTGGATGCCACCAAGGAGGCTGTGGCGGCCGCTGTGGCTGCCGTGGCTGCTGGCGACTGCAATGGCTTGGATTTCTACGGGCCCGGCCCCCCGGCTGAGCGGCCCTCGGCCGGGGATGGGGATGAGGGCGACAGCAACCCAGGTCTGTGGCCAGAGCGGGATGAGGACGCCCCGGCAGGGGGCCTCTTCCCAACCCCTGTGGTCCCGCCATCCACCGCCACGCAGAACGGCCACTACGGccggggcggggaggaggaggcagcctcACTGTCGGAGGCAGCCCCGGAGCCAGGCGACTCTCCGGGTTTCCTGTCGGGCGCGGCTGAGGGCGAGGATGCGGACGGGGCTGATGCGGACGGGCTGGCGGCCAGCACGCTGCTGCAGCAGATGATGTCGTCGGTGGGCCGGGCGGGGGCAACCACAGCAGGGGACAGCGACGAGGAGTCACGGGCGGACGACAAAGGTGTTGTGGACTACTACCTGAAGTACTTCAGCGGCGCCCATGACGGGGACGTCTACCCGGCCTGGTCACAGAAGGTGGAGAAGAAGATCCGGGCCAAGGCCTTCCAGAAGTGCCCCATCTGCGAGAAGGTCATCCAGGGTGCCGGCAAGCTGCCGCGCCACATCCGGACccacacgggcgagaagccctACGAGTGTAACATCTGCAAGGTCCGATTCACCAG GCAGGACAAGCTCAAGGTGCACATGAGGAAGCACACGGGCGAGAAGCCGTACCTGTGCCAGCAGTGCGGGGCGGCCTTTGCGCACAACTACGACCTGAAGAACCACATGCGCGTGCACACCGGCCTGCGGCCTTACCAGTGTGACAGCTGCTGCAAGACGTTCGTGCGCTCCGACCATCTGCACAGACACCTCAAGAAGGACGGCTGCAATGGCGTGCCCTCCCGCCGTGGCCGCAAGCCCCGCGTGCGGGGCGGGGCGCTCGGGGGGCCCGACCCCGCTCCAGCCTCGGGGGCCCCCGCGCCCCCACCGCCtggcgcccccgccccgcccggctcGCCGGAAGATGacaccgccgccgccgcgcggCGCAATGGCCAGGAGAAGCACTTTAAGgacgaggacgaggaggaggacgAGGCCAGCCCCGATGGCCTGGGCAGGTTGAATGTAGCGAGCGCCGCAGGGGGAGGCGACGGGGGCTCCAGGGCCACCACCGCCGACGGCAGCTTCGCGGCCGGACTCGcttga